One Streptosporangium sp. NBC_01495 DNA window includes the following coding sequences:
- the bla gene encoding class A beta-lactamase, whose amino-acid sequence MPAQLLRRAVLSTLASLVLVPLPGVATTAHASTAPPATTTPARTDQTTATPARADQTLKDLRGLEASFKGRIGAYALDTATGRTVTYRSGERFPMLSTFKAPLCASVLHKARTSAPGLMNKLVKWTAADMKPNSPVTEKHVKDGLTVTQLCEAAVTQSDGTASNLLLKQIGGPAGLTKYFRGLKDPVSRMDRWHPELNDWTPKEKRDTTTPAAIGRDLRVLTTGKALHAKDREQLNAWLLANKTGDERIRAGLPKTWTIGDKTGTNSDGFGGGNDIAVIWPRKGDAPIIMAIYTNRTPGLATDNPTIAKTATILARGLGRL is encoded by the coding sequence ATGCCCGCTCAGCTTCTTCGACGCGCCGTGCTCTCGACGCTGGCCTCACTCGTGCTCGTCCCCCTGCCGGGTGTCGCGACGACCGCTCACGCGTCCACCGCTCCGCCCGCGACGACGACTCCCGCGCGTACTGATCAGACGACGGCGACGCCTGCGCGCGCTGATCAGACCCTCAAGGACCTGCGCGGGCTGGAGGCGTCCTTCAAGGGCCGCATCGGCGCGTACGCCCTGGACACGGCGACCGGCAGGACGGTGACGTACCGGTCGGGCGAGCGCTTCCCGATGCTGTCCACCTTCAAGGCGCCCCTCTGCGCGAGTGTGCTGCACAAGGCGCGCACCTCCGCCCCCGGCCTGATGAACAAGCTCGTCAAGTGGACGGCCGCCGACATGAAGCCCAACTCGCCGGTCACCGAGAAGCACGTCAAGGACGGCCTGACCGTCACCCAACTGTGTGAGGCTGCCGTCACTCAGAGCGATGGCACCGCGTCCAACCTGCTGCTCAAGCAGATCGGCGGCCCTGCGGGCCTGACGAAGTACTTCCGCGGCCTGAAGGACCCGGTCTCCCGGATGGACCGCTGGCACCCCGAGCTCAACGACTGGACCCCCAAGGAAAAGCGTGACACCACCACGCCCGCGGCCATCGGCCGCGACCTGCGCGTGCTCACGACCGGCAAGGCGCTGCACGCCAAGGACCGCGAGCAGCTCAACGCCTGGCTGCTCGCGAACAAGACCGGCGACGAGCGCATCCGGGCGGGCCTGCCCAAGACCTGGACTATCGGCGACAAGACCGGCACCAACTCCGACGGGTTCGGCGGCGGCAACGACATCGCCGTCATCTGGCCCAGAAAGGGCGACGCCCCCATCATCATGGCGATCTACACCAACCGCACCCCGGGTCTCGCCACCGACAACCCGACCATCGCGAAGACCGCCACCATCCTGGCCCGCGGGCTCGGCAGGCTCTGA